CGATGTCGCGGCCGACGACCGGGATCTCGAAGTCGACCTCCTTGAGCCACTCCAGGCGCTGCTTCTTCGCCAGCCCCCAGGGGTTGCCCTTCTTCTCCAGGTTCTTGAGCATCGTGCCCGCCTCGGACGGGAACGCGGACTCGATCATGACCTGGTAGCGGCGCATGTCGACGATGTGGTCGACGTGCTCGATGTCGACGGGGCACTGCTCGACGCAGGCGCCGCAGGTGGTGCAGGACCACAGCACGTCCGGGTCGATGACGCCGTTCTCCTCGGCGGTGCCGATCAGCGGGCGCTCGGCCTCGGCCAGCGCCGCGGCGGGCACGTCCGCGAGCTGCTCGGCCGACGCCTTCTCCTCGCCCTCCATGCTCTTGCCGCCGCCGGCGAGGAGGTAGGGGGCTTTGGCGTGCGCGTGGTCGCGCAGGGACATGATGAGGAGTTTGGGGGAGAGCGGCTTGCCGGTGTTCCAGGCGGGGCACTGGGACTGGCAGCGGCCGCACTCGGTGCAGGTGGAGAAGTCCAGCAGGCCCTTCCAGGAGAACTGCTCGACCTGGGAGACGCCGAAGGTGTCGTCGTCGCCGGGATCGGCGAAGTCGATCGGCTTGCCGCCCGACGTCATCGGCAGCAGCCCGCCCAGGGCCGTCGCGCCGTCCGCGTTGCGCTTGAACCAGATGTTCGGGAACGCCAGGAACCGGTGCCAGGCGACGCCCATGTTCGTGTTGAGCGAGACCACGATCATCCAGATGAACGACGTCCCGATCTTGATCATCGCGACGAGGTAGACCAGGTTCTGGAGCGTGGTGACGCCGAGCCCCTTGAAGGCCAGGACGAGCGGGTACGAGGCGAAGTAGCCGGCCTCGTAGTGCTCCACGTGGTGCAGTGCACCCTCCAGGCCCCGCAGCACGTAGATGGCGAGGCCGATGGTGAGGATGACGTACTCGACGAAGTAGGCCTGACCGGACTTGGAGCCGGCGAAGCGGGACTTGCGGCCCGCGCGGGAGGGCAGGTTCAGCAGGCGGATCGCCATGAGGACGACGATGCCCAGGATCGTCATCACGCCGATGAACTCGATGTAGAGCTCGAACGGCAGGAAGTCGCCGATGATCGGCAGCACCCAGTCGGCCTCGAAGAGCTGGCCGAAGGCCTGGGCGAGGGTCGGCGGCAGCGTCAGGAAGCCGATCGCCA
The sequence above is a segment of the Streptomyces asoensis genome. Coding sequences within it:
- a CDS encoding heterodisulfide reductase-related iron-sulfur binding cluster, which translates into the protein MQLAAIIVSLLLTVVGVALIARAIGQFVRYFKLGQPLPAGTRKDDPYARSVTLVREFLGHTRMNRWGIVGFAHWFVAIGFLTLPPTLAQAFGQLFEADWVLPIIGDFLPFELYIEFIGVMTILGIVVLMAIRLLNLPSRAGRKSRFAGSKSGQAYFVEYVILTIGLAIYVLRGLEGALHHVEHYEAGYFASYPLVLAFKGLGVTTLQNLVYLVAMIKIGTSFIWMIVVSLNTNMGVAWHRFLAFPNIWFKRNADGATALGGLLPMTSGGKPIDFADPGDDDTFGVSQVEQFSWKGLLDFSTCTECGRCQSQCPAWNTGKPLSPKLLIMSLRDHAHAKAPYLLAGGGKSMEGEEKASAEQLADVPAAALAEAERPLIGTAEENGVIDPDVLWSCTTCGACVEQCPVDIEHVDHIVDMRRYQVMIESAFPSEAGTMLKNLEKKGNPWGLAKKQRLEWLKEVDFEIPVVGRDIEDLSEVEYLYWVGCAGALEDRAKKTTKAFAELLHIAGVKFAIMGGDEKCTGDSARRLGNEPLFQELGMENVMALNTAFGEEMDDDGKVTEASRKPKSAKKIVATCPHCLNTIGNEYPQLGGDYEVIHHTQLLQHLIDEGKLIPVTPVEGLITYHDPCYLGRHNKIYTPPREIIANVPGLRNEEMHRHKERGFCCGAGGARMWMEERIGKRINNERVDEALSLNPDIVSTACPFCLVMLTDSVNGKKNEGKAKESIQVVDVSQLLLESVKTPVDDEPPAGEAQTENEPEPQPVK